CCTGGGTGCGGACGTGCTGCGGGTCGACAGCCCGCGGCTGCCCGAGGAACCGGACGCGCACGCGGACACCGGGACGGGCAAGCGCTCGACCCTGCTGGACCTCGACGACCCGCGCGACCGGCGGGCGTTCGACGACCTCCTCGACCGGGCGGACGTCGTGGTCACCGGCTACCGCCCCGGCGCCCTGGACCGCTACGGCCTGGCGCCCGGCGCACTGCTGGCGAGGCGGCCGGACCTGGTCGTCGCCCAGCTGTCGGCCTGGGGCTACGAGGGGGAGTGGGCGGCGCGGCGCGGGTTCGACAGCCTCGTGCAGGCCGCCACCGGCATCGCCGCGGTGGAGGGGGACGGCGGCGTGCCGGGCGCGCTGCCCGCGCAGGCGCTCGACCACGGCACGGGCTACCTGCTCGCGGCGGCCGTGCTGCGCGGCCTGGCCGAACCCGGTGGCCGGCACGTGCGGCTGTCGCTGGCGGGCACGGCGTCCTGGCTGCTGCACGACCTCAGTGCGACGGCCGCGCCCGAGGGCTCCCACGACCCGCAGCGGTGGCTGACCACGACCCCGTCGCCCTACGGCCCGCTGCGGCACGCCGCACCACCCGTGCACTACGCGGGTGCGCCCGCGGGCTGGGAGCGCGGCCCGACGCGGTGGGGTTCGGACGCCCCGACCTGGCGTTGAGGCGACAGCCCGGAATCCGCTGTGGACGCGGCGCCGGCCACCGCGCGGGACGGTGTGTCGATCACCGCCGACTCCTCCCGCGTGGTGAGCGGACAAACCCCTACTGGAAGTGTTACGACTGAGACACACGTTCGAGGGGTCACCTCATCGGGTACCCCCGGCGCTGACGTGCGCGCGACGTTGGGAGCACCGGTGGAGGACCGCACGATCGCAGGTCGGTACAAGCTGACCGAGCGGATCGGCTCGGGTGGGATGGGCGTGGTGTGGCGTGCGGAGGACGTCCGGCTGCGCCGCGTCGTGGCGGTCAAGGAGCTGCTGGCCCGCACCGGGTTCGACCAGGAGTCGGTGGACCGCGCCGTGCGCGAGGGCCGGATCGCGGCCCGCCTCCAGCACGCCAACGTGATCGCCCTCTACGACGTCGTCGAGCACGACGGCCACCCGTGGCTCGTCATGGAGTACCTGCCGTCACGCAGCCTGGCCACCGTGATGAGCGAGCGCGGCAAGCTGCCGGCCGAGGAGGTCGCGCGGATCGGCGCCCAGCTCGCGTCCGGCCTGGCCGCCGCGCACGCCGCCGGCGTCGTGCACCGCGACGTGAAGCCCGGCAACGTGCTGGTCACCGAGTTCGGCACGGTCAAGGTCACCGACTTCGG
This region of Saccharothrix longispora genomic DNA includes:
- a CDS encoding CoA transferase codes for the protein MDHATASLWTALGGGPEDGVEYRGAGDVLPARLPVRDLARATVGACSLAAARLRAVRADVPVPPVVVDEGAVATAFTSERHLRVDGRPGTSFAPLSGFWRTADGWVRTHANYPHHRDRLLRALGVPDDRDALAGALAGRAAVDVQEAVYAAGGLAVAVRADPDPTRRPLVETRRTTADRRDLPPADLPAAGVRVLDLTRVIAGPVATRALAFLGADVLRVDSPRLPEEPDAHADTGTGKRSTLLDLDDPRDRRAFDDLLDRADVVVTGYRPGALDRYGLAPGALLARRPDLVVAQLSAWGYEGEWAARRGFDSLVQAATGIAAVEGDGGVPGALPAQALDHGTGYLLAAAVLRGLAEPGGRHVRLSLAGTASWLLHDLSATAAPEGSHDPQRWLTTTPSPYGPLRHAAPPVHYAGAPAGWERGPTRWGSDAPTWR